The Sagittula sp. P11 genome window below encodes:
- a CDS encoding DNA polymerase III subunit gamma/tau has translation MSDQPAYQVLARKYRPETFADLVGQDAMVRTLKNAFAADRIAQAFIMTGIRGTGKTTTARIIAKGMNCIGPDGNGGPTTDPCGKCEHCVAIMEGRHVDVMEMDAASRTGVGDIREIIESVHYRAASARYKIYIIDEVHMLSKSAFNALLKTLEEPPAHVKFIFATTEIRQVPVTVLSRCQRFDLRRIEPEIMIALLRKIAASEGAEITDEALALVTRAAEGSARDATSLLDQAISHGAGETTADQVRAMLGLADRGRTMDLFERIMRGDAAGALEELAAQYADGADPLAVLRDLTELTHWISVVKITPDAAEDPTISPDERARGQAFADGLGQRSLGRAWQMLLKAIEEVSTAPSAIMAAEMAVIRLTHVADLPTPEDLIRKLQDTPPPPMPTGPGGGGHAHHGGQTQATGVPAPTHRGSSGPVASRSGSAAPALATDALAHYATFEHVLDLIRANRDVKLLVEVEGGLRLAAYQPGRIEFTPTDTADPQLASKLGAALQRWTGNRWAVTVVNGCEEPTVTERRDAADRALKAEAAQHPLVQAALAAFPKATITSIRTQAEAEAEAQSEGLQEVEDEWDPFDED, from the coding sequence ATGTCAGATCAGCCCGCCTACCAGGTGCTCGCCCGCAAGTACCGGCCAGAGACCTTTGCCGATCTCGTCGGCCAGGATGCCATGGTCCGCACCCTCAAGAACGCCTTCGCCGCGGACCGCATCGCGCAGGCCTTCATCATGACGGGGATTCGCGGGACCGGTAAGACGACGACGGCACGGATCATCGCGAAGGGCATGAACTGCATCGGACCCGACGGCAACGGAGGCCCGACCACCGATCCCTGCGGCAAGTGCGAACATTGCGTGGCGATCATGGAAGGCCGCCACGTCGACGTGATGGAGATGGACGCGGCCTCCCGTACCGGCGTCGGCGACATCCGCGAGATCATCGAGAGCGTGCACTACAGGGCGGCCTCGGCGCGCTACAAGATCTACATCATCGACGAGGTTCACATGCTGTCCAAGAGCGCGTTCAACGCGCTCCTGAAGACGCTCGAGGAACCGCCCGCCCATGTGAAATTCATCTTCGCCACGACCGAGATCCGGCAGGTCCCCGTCACGGTCCTGTCGCGCTGCCAGCGCTTCGACCTGCGCCGGATCGAGCCCGAGATCATGATCGCCCTGCTGCGCAAGATCGCGGCCAGCGAGGGCGCGGAGATCACCGACGAGGCACTGGCGCTTGTAACGCGTGCCGCCGAAGGGTCCGCCCGCGACGCGACCTCGCTGCTCGATCAGGCAATCTCGCACGGCGCCGGAGAGACGACCGCCGATCAGGTCCGCGCGATGCTTGGCCTGGCCGACCGGGGCCGCACCATGGACCTTTTCGAACGCATCATGCGCGGCGACGCGGCCGGTGCGCTCGAGGAACTGGCCGCACAATATGCCGACGGTGCCGATCCGCTGGCCGTGCTGCGCGACCTTACGGAGCTGACGCACTGGATTTCCGTGGTCAAGATCACCCCGGATGCCGCCGAGGACCCCACGATTTCGCCGGACGAGCGGGCGCGCGGGCAGGCTTTTGCCGACGGTCTCGGCCAGCGCAGCCTCGGCCGGGCGTGGCAGATGCTGCTGAAGGCGATCGAGGAGGTCTCGACCGCGCCGTCCGCCATCATGGCGGCAGAGATGGCGGTGATCCGTCTGACCCACGTGGCCGACCTGCCGACTCCCGAGGACCTGATCCGCAAGCTGCAGGACACGCCCCCGCCCCCCATGCCCACCGGCCCCGGTGGTGGCGGGCATGCGCATCATGGCGGGCAGACCCAGGCCACGGGCGTGCCGGCCCCCACGCATCGCGGCTCCTCCGGCCCGGTCGCCTCCCGCTCCGGCAGCGCGGCGCCTGCGCTGGCCACCGACGCGCTGGCCCATTACGCGACCTTCGAACACGTGCTGGACCTGATCCGCGCCAACCGCGACGTGAAGCTGCTGGTGGAGGTCGAGGGCGGCCTGCGCCTTGCCGCCTATCAGCCCGGCCGGATCGAGTTCACGCCGACCGATACTGCCGATCCGCAGCTTGCGTCGAAACTCGGCGCGGCCCTGCAACGCTGGACCGGCAACCGCTGGGCGGTGACGGTGGTGAACGGCTGCGAAGAACCGACGGTGACCGAGCGGCGCGACGCTGCCGACCGCGCCCTGAAGGCCGAGGCCGCGCAGCACCCCCTCGTGCAGGCCGCCCTCGCCGCCTTCCCCAAGGCCACGATCACCTCGATCCGCACCCAGGCCGAGGCCGAGGCGGAAGCCCAGTCGGAAGGGCTTCAGGAGGTCGAGGACGAATGGGATCCGTTCGACGAGGATTGA
- a CDS encoding ankyrin repeat domain-containing protein, with amino-acid sequence MSDTSLDKLRLDAKLLHRAWIAREPWAVGRVRQHPPRKDLTNLVRADFLFIIAQENGFASWPRLKAEAERTGLDRAARLQRLKVALAHGQVDLAESLLAETPDLPDGLFGLECALYRRAAVEQALAARPELAVQQLGPRTPILHLSFSRWIHKCPELEGDMLAIADLLVEHGADVNDGLPGPDGHRLSALYGAIGHADNMALGEWLLDHGADPNDGESLYHATELGHHGGLRLLLAAGATPEGTNALFRAMDFNDHVAVGMLLEAYSGIEDLNRGAITALHHAARRGCDRRMAEMLLDAGADPERRWQDTHPLAFAKVYGNAQVAAALEARGVICDLSREEALLVRAAEGLDSPGDCVDPDRLAEPYRNIVREILHLPDRLDHLQRLIAIGLPFDAADAHGVTPVQIAGWEGLPETMGWLLSLRPDLGHVNGYGGTLLSTILHGSENNPARADRDHEACLRLALEAGVALPRHVITATGRSDLRQFLSDWAEARPGQVV; translated from the coding sequence ATGTCCGATACATCCCTCGACAAGCTGCGTCTCGACGCCAAACTTCTGCACCGCGCGTGGATCGCCCGCGAACCATGGGCCGTCGGACGTGTGCGCCAGCACCCGCCGCGCAAGGACCTGACCAACCTTGTCCGGGCCGATTTCCTGTTCATCATCGCGCAGGAGAACGGCTTCGCCAGCTGGCCGCGGCTGAAGGCAGAGGCGGAGAGGACCGGCCTCGACCGGGCCGCCCGCTTGCAGCGCCTGAAGGTGGCGCTGGCCCATGGGCAGGTCGATCTGGCGGAAAGCCTGCTGGCCGAAACACCCGACCTGCCGGATGGCCTTTTTGGACTGGAATGCGCGCTCTATCGCCGCGCGGCGGTGGAACAAGCGCTGGCCGCCCGGCCGGAACTGGCGGTACAGCAGCTGGGGCCGCGAACGCCGATCCTGCACCTCAGCTTTTCGCGCTGGATACACAAGTGCCCGGAACTGGAAGGCGACATGCTGGCCATTGCCGATCTGCTGGTGGAGCATGGGGCGGACGTGAATGACGGTCTGCCCGGACCGGACGGCCACCGGCTGTCGGCGCTCTATGGGGCCATCGGCCACGCCGACAACATGGCCTTGGGCGAATGGCTGCTGGATCACGGCGCCGATCCGAACGACGGCGAATCGCTCTACCACGCGACGGAGCTTGGCCATCACGGCGGCCTGCGTCTGCTGCTGGCTGCGGGGGCGACGCCGGAGGGAACGAACGCGCTGTTCCGGGCCATGGATTTCAACGACCACGTCGCGGTCGGGATGCTGCTGGAGGCGTATTCCGGCATCGAGGACTTGAACCGTGGCGCCATCACGGCCTTGCATCACGCCGCGCGGCGTGGCTGCGACAGGCGGATGGCCGAAATGCTGCTGGACGCGGGCGCGGACCCGGAACGGCGCTGGCAAGACACGCATCCCCTGGCCTTCGCGAAGGTCTACGGCAACGCGCAGGTCGCGGCGGCGCTCGAGGCGCGTGGTGTAATTTGCGACCTGAGCCGGGAGGAGGCGCTTCTGGTGCGCGCGGCAGAGGGGCTGGACAGCCCGGGAGACTGCGTCGATCCCGACCGTCTCGCCGAACCCTACCGCAACATCGTCCGCGAGATCCTGCATCTGCCGGACCGCCTGGACCATCTGCAGCGTCTGATCGCCATCGGTCTGCCCTTCGACGCAGCGGATGCGCATGGGGTCACGCCGGTGCAGATCGCGGGCTGGGAGGGGCTGCCGGAGACCATGGGCTGGCTTTTGTCGCTGAGGCCCGACCTAGGCCACGTCAACGGCTACGGGGGCACGCTCCTGTCGACGATCCTGCACGGGTCGGAGAACAACCCGGCCCGTGCCGACCGCGACCACGAAGCATGTCTGCGGCTGGCGCTGGAGGCCGGGGTCGCCTTGCCCCGGCACGTCATCACCGCGACGGGGCGCTCCGACCTGCGGCAGTTCCTGTCGGATTGGGCGGAGGCCCGGCCCGGGCAGGTGGTCTGA
- a CDS encoding neutral zinc metallopeptidase produces the protein MRLRGIRSSSNVEDRRGRGGGIAVGGGLGLGGVLLVLAIGYFTGIDVSPILTGNGSGQSQQTRPLTEQEEQAGEFSAQVLATTEQVWTNVFPNAFGKPYDPPTLVLFSQVTQSPCGGASGATGPFYCPADEKAYLDTAFFAYMKQELGAGGDFAQAYVIAHEVAHHVQDEIGILAEVNAMRQRASEREANALTVRLELQADCLSGVWASYVDDLLEPGDIDEALNAAQRIGDDYLQRKAGRVPNPHTFTHGTSEQRQRWFSNGYESGSPAACDTFGAERL, from the coding sequence ATGCGACTGAGGGGAATTCGGAGCAGTTCCAACGTCGAGGACAGGCGGGGCCGTGGCGGCGGCATTGCCGTCGGCGGCGGACTGGGCCTCGGCGGCGTGCTCCTGGTACTGGCCATCGGCTATTTCACCGGCATTGACGTGTCGCCGATCCTGACCGGAAACGGCTCCGGCCAGTCGCAGCAGACGCGCCCCCTGACGGAACAGGAAGAGCAGGCGGGCGAGTTCAGCGCGCAGGTCCTCGCCACGACCGAGCAGGTCTGGACCAACGTCTTTCCAAACGCCTTCGGCAAGCCCTACGATCCCCCGACGCTGGTGCTGTTCAGCCAGGTCACGCAGTCGCCCTGCGGCGGTGCGTCGGGCGCCACCGGACCGTTCTACTGCCCGGCCGATGAGAAGGCCTACCTCGACACCGCCTTTTTCGCCTACATGAAGCAGGAGCTGGGCGCGGGCGGCGACTTTGCGCAGGCCTACGTCATCGCGCACGAGGTCGCGCACCACGTCCAGGACGAGATCGGCATCCTCGCCGAGGTCAACGCCATGCGCCAGCGCGCCTCCGAGCGTGAGGCCAATGCGCTGACCGTGCGGCTGGAACTGCAGGCGGATTGCCTGTCGGGCGTATGGGCCTCCTACGTCGACGACCTGCTTGAGCCGGGCGACATCGACGAGGCGCTGAACGCCGCGCAGCGGATCGGTGACGACTACCTCCAGCGCAAGGCGGGACGGGTCCCCAACCCGCATACCTTCACACATGGGACCTCCGAACAGCGGCAGCGCTGGTTCAGCAACGGGTACGAGTCGGGCAGCCCCGCGGCCTGCGATACCTTCGGCGCGGAACGTCTCTGA
- a CDS encoding YbaB/EbfC family nucleoid-associated protein: MFKGLGNLGDMAKMMQTAKEMQGKVTQLQDDLKTMTVTGESGAGLVKATATAKGELTGLEIDPSIFVASEKEVVEDLILAAIKDAQAKAQNRAEQEMRKLTEEMGLPADMKLPF; the protein is encoded by the coding sequence ATGTTCAAGGGCCTCGGAAATCTTGGCGACATGGCCAAGATGATGCAGACCGCCAAGGAAATGCAGGGCAAGGTCACGCAACTGCAGGACGACCTGAAGACCATGACCGTGACCGGGGAATCCGGTGCGGGCCTCGTGAAGGCGACGGCCACGGCGAAGGGCGAACTGACCGGGCTGGAGATCGACCCGTCGATCTTCGTCGCCTCGGAAAAGGAAGTGGTGGAGGACCTGATCCTCGCCGCGATCAAGGACGCACAGGCCAAGGCACAGAACCGCGCAGAACAGGAAATGCGCAAGCTGACCGAGGAAATGGGGCTGCCTGCCGACATGAAACTGCCGTTCTGA